The genomic stretch TTACCATTCTTTAGTGGCGACAAAGGTACCAGACAGCCTGACCATCACTGCCGAAGTCGACAATTTGGTCATGTCTGTTGTGCACGAACAAGATAAAGTTTGCGGATTTCAGTTCCACCCAGAGTCAATAATGACGACTTACGGCGCAACCTTGTTGGGCAACGCGATTGAATGGGCGCTTGAGAAAAATAACGCATAAGGAAATGGGGAGAGAAACTATGGAAGCAATCATCAACAAACTGTACGAACAGCAATCACTGACTCAAGAAGAAAGCCAACAGCTATTCGACATTATTATTCGCGGCGAGCTTGATCCAATTTTAATGGCATCGGCATTAACAGCATTAAAGATCAAAGGCGAAACGCCTGATGAAATTGCCGGTGCAGCAAAAGCCCTACTGGCGAATGCGAACCCGTTCCCTCGCCCTAATTACGACTTTGCAGACATCGTAGGAACAGGGGGCGATGGTCACAATACTATCAATATTTCGACGACGGCCGCCTTTGTTGCAGCAGCATGTGGCCTAAAAGTCGCGAAACACGGCAACCGCAGCGTATCAAGTAAATCCGGCTCTTCTGACTTACTGGACTCGTTTGGCATCAACCTAGCAATGAGTGCTGAAGACACCCGCAAAGCGGTTGACGACATTGGCGTTGCCTTCTTGTTCGCGCCTCAATATCACGGAGGCGTTCGTCACGCGATGCCTGTGCGCCAAACCATGAAAACGCGCACCATTTTCAACATTCTTGGCCCGTTGATTAACCCTGCACGTCCAAACATCGAATTAATGGGCGTCTACAGTGAAGAACTGGTTCGTCCTATCGCAGAAACCATGCTACAAATGGGTATGAAGCGCGCCGCTGTCGTACATGGTAGCGGATTGGATGAAGTGGCCATTCACGGTACAACAACGGTTGCCGAAATCAGAGATGGCAAGATCATCGAATACACGCTATCGCCAGAAGATTTTGGTCTAGAGTCTCACCCGCTAGAAGCCATTAAAGGCGGTGACCCGGAAGAAAACAAAGCAATAATCACCAACATTCTGACGGGTAAAGGTACAGACGCACAACTAGGCGCAGTCGCGGTTAACGTCGCACTTCTAATGCGTTTATTCGGCCTCGAAGATTTAAAAGCCAACACGCAGCAAGCGATCGAGGCTATGAACTCAGGCAAAGCTTACCAATTGGTACAGCAACTTGCCGCACACGCTTAAGGAGCAGATGAAGATGACTGACTTCAACACCCAGCAAGCAAACAACTTATCAGAGCACGTCTCAAAAAAAGAAGCAGAAATGGCGGAAGTGCTTGCCAAAATTGTTCGCGATAAATACCAATGGGTAGCAGAGCGAAAAGCATCACAGCATCTGAGCACTTTTCAATCGAATCTA from Vibrio parahaemolyticus encodes the following:
- the trpD gene encoding anthranilate phosphoribosyltransferase is translated as MEAIINKLYEQQSLTQEESQQLFDIIIRGELDPILMASALTALKIKGETPDEIAGAAKALLANANPFPRPNYDFADIVGTGGDGHNTINISTTAAFVAAACGLKVAKHGNRSVSSKSGSSDLLDSFGINLAMSAEDTRKAVDDIGVAFLFAPQYHGGVRHAMPVRQTMKTRTIFNILGPLINPARPNIELMGVYSEELVRPIAETMLQMGMKRAAVVHGSGLDEVAIHGTTTVAEIRDGKIIEYTLSPEDFGLESHPLEAIKGGDPEENKAIITNILTGKGTDAQLGAVAVNVALLMRLFGLEDLKANTQQAIEAMNSGKAYQLVQQLAAHA